The proteins below are encoded in one region of Takifugu rubripes chromosome 1, fTakRub1.2, whole genome shotgun sequence:
- the mpc2b gene encoding mitochondrial pyruvate carrier 2b has translation MAALRVSYHRILDKIEHMLPAKLRPLYNHPAGPKTVFFWAPVFKWGLVVAGLADMTRPAEKLSLSQSAVLTATGLIWSRYSLVIIPKNWNLFCVNFFVGGAGASQLFRIWRYNQDLKEKEKQDTKS, from the exons ATGGCTGCGCTAAGAGTGTCCTACCACAGGATTTTGGACAAAATCGAACATATGCTGCCAGCTAAACTGAGACCTCTGTACAACCACCCTGCAG gtCCCAAAACAGTTTTCTTCTGGGCCCCTGTTTTTAAATGG GGTCTCGTTGTAGCCGGTTTGGCTGATATGACTCGGCCAGCTGAGAAACTCAGTCTCTCTCAGTCTGCAGTACTGACGGCCACAG GCCTGATCTGGTCCAGATACTCGTTGGTGATTATCCCGAAGAATTGGAACCTGTTTTGTGTCAACTTCTTTGTTGGAGGTGCAGGTGCCTCCCAGCTCTTCAGGATCTGGAG ATACAACCAGGAtctgaaggagaaggaaaagcaggACACAAAGTCCTGA